Genomic segment of Bartonella bacilliformis KC583:
ATTTCTGCTATTGTTTGCATACGTCCTTGCATTTCAGCCTGTGTTTTCAGCAACGTGGCCATCTGCATTTGCGTTTCACGAGCACGTTCAGCCGCTTCACTTCCCAACAGTGCTCTTTTTCGATAATAATGTATGATAACAAAGAATCCTATGCCAACTAATAAAGGCATAGCCATAAATTCGCCCCAATATTTACTAAAAGAGATCAAAAGTGAATCAGACATAGAAAATAATATAGCGGTTTCATCGCAAAAAAGTCATCGCAAAAAGTCTATGAATCACCGATTCAATATTGACCAGTTATAAACCATTGATTAATTTACAGCCATGCCAATAAAACCTTTAGTTATTTTACCTGACCCAATTCTCCGTGAAATTTCAAAACCTGTCGAACATATCGATTCCACTATTCAACAACTTGCTGATGACATGTTAGAAACCATGTATAATGCTGGAGGAATTGGCCTTGCTGCTATTCAGGTTGGTATCCCATTGCGGATGTTAGTGGTAGATGTTTCCATATTTACGAGTATTTTTGAACCAGATGCTCCTCAAGATCCAATTATTGTTATTAACCCAGAAATCTTGTGGTTATCAGATGAGCGCAATATTTGCATGGAGGGCTGCCTTTCTATTCCTGGATATTCTGCAGAAGTTGAGCGCCCTAAACGCCTTTGTATTCGTTATAGAAATCGCGAAGGGGAACAAAAAGAAATTGAAGCAGATAATATTTTGGCCACTTGTCTTCAACACGAAATTGA
This window contains:
- the def gene encoding peptide deformylase, translated to MPIKPLVILPDPILREISKPVEHIDSTIQQLADDMLETMYNAGGIGLAAIQVGIPLRMLVVDVSIFTSIFEPDAPQDPIIVINPEILWLSDERNICMEGCLSIPGYSAEVERPKRLCIRYRNREGEQKEIEADNILATCLQHEIDHLNGCLFIDHLSKVKRNMVIRKFEKRAKENNLEKEIL